AGGTTTTTCAGTCCCCATCTCTTTTTCTCAGAggctgaaggaaggaaaaaagctgaCTGCCCACCCCTCTCTTTGTTTGTCTTGTCTAACTTATGTtatttatcaaaaagacaggtTATTTGGAAAACCAGATAGACCCAGGCAAAAATCATCTGGGTTTTCCAAACGTGAAAAATTAGGTTCTGGGGGCCCAGGAGGAAAGgcatatgagagagagagagagagagagagagagagagattatggttgggagggggtgaggagtattaaaagtattttatgtcTCTGTAGTCAGACCCGGAAATCCCTCCATAACATCCAGGCTTTCCCCCTCCCTCATTTTCCTTCAAGTTCTTTATGATTACAAtctaaatgagaaaactaaataaaatctgTATATTGGTGGCTGGGAGTGCTGAAAGGTTTAATTGGCCAAGAATGAGAACATGTCAGGGCTGTAGCAGAACGGCAGCCGATGGCTTTGTCTAGCTCTCCTGCCCTCGCCTCCTCCCACAGATCCACGGGCTTACTGAGAGTGTCAGGGTACAGAGAGGTTTCTAGAGCAGAGACCCGGTCCGCCTCTTGTCCCTTCAATGTTATCATCCCAGAATGATCACAGCAGTTATGGAAGTTAGACGTTAGGGGAAGAACTTATCCTTTCATAACTTTGTGATGATATTATGGCCAAAGAACACTGCGGGTTAAGGGCTGTCTGTCCATTAAATATCCAGGGAAGGAGCTAGCTCTGTGGCTACAACCAGGAATTTTTAAAGCTTGTGGTTCTCTTACCTCTGGGCAGCAACATTATTAGGAAGGAACTAAAGCAGGAGGCTATGGAGGCATGACTCTTGGCTGCAATAGAGGAAATGTTCTGGCTGAAATCATAGAGAGAGCCCTCTCtctacatacacacatgcacactcacagaACAGAACCAAGACCCTTTCTGGCCTGAAGAATCTTTGGCAGCAGCAAGAGCACTTGTCCCATTTTGAGTGTCATTTGTCACTGAGCCCTGCCTGACCCACTCACCCATTGTCACAGTGCCATCGGACTGTGATAGCCACTTAATAACTTGATCTCATCTGTATAATCTGAGTTAACTAGCTCcacagttgtgaggattaaatttgAGAAATTTGTAAAGTGTCTGCCTCCAGGTCCAGCACATAGTAAATCTCAGTgagtgcttgttgaatgaatgaatccgtGAATTGGAGCATTAAGGCTCCCTTGACCATTTCCAAAAGTCAGTGTGTAACAGCTTGAATAACAGGCTTGTGGGCTGTCCCGTGGAGCCTGGAGCCTGAGGCATGATCTAACCCTGCCATTCATTTAACATACGTTTGATGAGTATCTGTGGTATGTGGGGTAGACCCCGTGATGCACCACCCTATCCCCTTTAGTGAAGGCTTTGCTGGCCCCTCTGCAGACGGCCTTCAGTGAGGGGACGGCCTCAGCTGCAGAGAACCCCTTACCCAACGCTCACGCCCCATTCCAGCACAGCCCACATCCAGTGATGACAGGAGTGTAAAGGCCTGGCCACCTCAGCTCATTTTGGGACAATTCTAAAGGGCCCATTCTCACTTCAGAGCTCCCTGGGGGGCTGGCTGAGGCTGTCATGGACCTGTATTGGTAGTTCAGCTCCTTTACCCTCAACTTCCACAGACGTTGATCCCAAGGGTGGCGTCCTAAACTGTCTGAGTCTGCTTCCTGGGGAATCCAGCCTATGAGTGTGCTAGTCCTGGTGGCCAAGGCTTTAGGACAGGAAAGGACAGAGACTCCTTTGCAGTTTCCAGCATTTGTTTCCAGCGCTGGAGATGTCCATGCTGCCTTTTTatgtccaccagagggcagcaGCAGCATAGCAACCCATCCTCCTGAGGCTCAGTGGGGTGGGCTTGGAGGtctttcccccagccccctccaatTTCCCACCCCCAGTACTGAGTATTAGGCAGGATCACCCTCCTAAGGGAAGAAAACTTTGGGAAACTGTCTAGGCCTTAGTTTTGTCAGTCTCAacacagccccctcccaccccagtgcCAAGGCCAATCTGTCTTCCTAATGCGGACCCCACCCCCCTTCTCAGTGGGCAACCTCCTTGCCCAGGATCTCCCACCTCTCCACACTCACCATCCACAAtagatttgttttctgtgtgacAAGGTAATTATGAGCTTGGGGATAGGAGGCCCAGGGGCCAGTCTGAGGATGGTCACTTCAATCTGGTTCTCCCTGTTCTGCTAACATTAttgattttttagttttatttattatgatgATTTTTCTGTGTGAACTGGCTCTGATGACATGAGGTATGGAGGTAAGAGGGCAAAAGCGAATTTATTCTTGTCACAATTTAGCTTCCTGAAACCACCcacccaacattttttttttttttttttggtctactgGTTTTAGCATCTTTGCTTACCTGCCTTCTTTCTGTTCCCTACTCCTCAAATTTCTCCTGAAGATTCTTCCAGGAATTGGAGCCAGATGTGGCTAGAGAATGCCATTAACTTATCAGCAAGCCTTTATTGCATTCCCATTACTAGTCAGTTATTTCTAGGCTAAGCTCCCCAACTTCCTGCTTCCTTCTCAGCCCTTCCCCTGGGGCAGTCCTGAGACAGGCCAAGctatatgccttttttttttttttcctgcaggagTTTCTCTGGCTGTGAAATGGGTTTGAGGAAAACCTGACGCGGAAGCTTTCAGAGAGGGAGATTGAGATTGAGTGGAGCCTATTCAAAGAGCATGCCTGCCTGACCTTCAGGCTACTGAAGGCCTCCCATGGTGTACTCCACTTCCTTACGGAGAAcgggaggggcagggtgggacGGGGCACGGTGATTGCCCGATTGCCGTGGGAATCAGCTGAGGCCGAGGGCGATTTGTGGAGCCACGTTCCCCcagtctgttttctctgtgtgtgccagaagaatgaataaatcatTGTTCAGGGGTGGGATGCAGCTGCCGGGCTCCTCCCCTCGGCACATGCCCCGACTCCAGCTCCTCCATTGAGGGCTGCTGGAGCAGAGCAGTTTATACACCCAGCTCCCCAAATCCTATTGAGGCCTCCCCCTCCGCACGAGCCACCGGCTTCAAGCCCATTCAGCCTGGCCCTTTGTGCTGGAGGTTAAGTGGTTACATGTGGGGGGCACCCAGAAAGGACCTGTCAGTCCCTGAAAGGCTGTGCTGATAGCGTGCCCTCCTACTGACGAAtgggtgggtggaggagaggTGGGCGGCTcgagggtggggtggaggagagggcagggggaTTATGGAGCCCTTGGAGGCAGCTGCTAGGAAGGGGGTGGAACAGGCACTCCCTTCTCTCATTCTCCCTTCAGATCAGCTTCTCTACCTCACTCTGTTGTGGGCTCTGGGACCTTGGATTTGGCTTCTCTGGGCTCCTGGTGGAAGAGAGGCTATTTACCATTTGGGTGCATTGGGGAGAAAGAGTCTATGCTAACTTTCAGGCTTCCAGCATCtccaaaacacacctcagtttctcctttttcccttcagGGTCAGGAGGGAGGATGCAGGGGGTCTTGGGAAGAGAAATTCATCTCCCAGGTTAATGTGGAGCAGTACATTTGGAACTGCCCCACTGAGCTTTAAAAGCTtcctgggggggcttccctggtggtgcagtggttgggagtccgcctgccaatgcaggggacgcaggttcgtgcaggttcatgccccagtccgggaggatcccacatgccgcggagcggctgggcccgtgagccatggccgctgggccttcacgtctggagcctgtgctctgcttcgggagaggccacagcagtgagaggcccgcgtaccgcaaaaaaaaaaaaaagaagcttcctGGGAGGTCCCTCAGGAGCTGTTCAGGGTGGATGGTTCAGGGCAGGAGAGATCTCAAACTGGGTATATTACAAAGATTTTGTTGGAAAAGGATGATTCTAAGGCTTAAGACAAAAAAAGCTGTAAAACTTCAGGTTTGATGTACCAgcccctcattttacagctgagaaaacagcCATGTTGGGGGTGGAGAAGGGACACATCTTACCTAAGGTGATCACACATCAATTTCTGGATAGATGCGAGTGACACTTTACCTTTAAGGGGTGGTAGAGAAATGGATGAACAAAACAACTAGGTCACCAGCTTCCTAGGCCTTCCTTTGCTGAGCTGAGCTAATTCTGGAGAATGTTTTTTTTCTGCCTTAAGGGCTCTCAGGTACTTCAAAGGTCCTCCAGGGCTCTGCCTGGCCTTAGGAGCCCAAGTAACAGTGTTCacaattttaatgttatttaacaGTGTTCAAGGCATATTATCTTTATTTAACCTAAAAGAGTTAAAATGCTTTGATTTGTCCAAGTTCCCAAAGCTATGTGGGAAGTTGACAGGTGATATGAGctcaggaaaagagaagaaagcaggTCACAATGGAGCTTGTCCCCCAGGATTAGATGCCTATGCTTTGTTTTGATGTGGAATCTTTGGGGGCTTCCTCAGTTATTTCCCTGCCGTTCACAGGATGAAGCCCAAGCTCCTTGGAACGCAGGTTAAGGCCTTTCACAACTGGGCCAACTTTatcctccagcctcacctcccatCTCCATTTCCTCCCAAGCTCCAGACACACTGGCCTCCTCTGTGTTATCTGAACACGCACACAGCATACAGTTTCCGCTGCCTTCTGCTTTCTCTCGGTGAGcttctattcatccttcaaaacctggctcaaatatcacctctgtGAAGCCTTTTCCTTCCCGTCTTTTGGGCTCATTACTTTTGCCTTCTAGCTCTGTTGTAGGACCTGTCACGTTGTACAGCCCACTCTTTTCTATTTCCCTTTCTAAACAGAGAGCTCTCCGAGGCCACCACCACTTATGATTCTGCTTTTAATCCTCAGCACATTACCTGGCACAAAGTAGCCCTGTGTAACTGTGTCCtgaatatgaataaatgaatgggaaggGGCAAGGTCCTTGAGATTAAAACACCTTGATCCTAGCCATCTCTTTTTTCCTGGGAGTACTGACATTGAGAAATTATCCACCTATAGAGGAACTCATGCCGGTCCTATTCCCTGAAGTAGAAATTCCTCTCAGCCTCCCTTGTCTCCTTGCCTCACATCCCAGGCCCCTAGGGCCTGGATCTGGCCACTCACTGCTAGCCAGTCTTGGCTCTGACATCTGCTCAACAAGATAGCGAATCACTTTCCACTGCTAGATCTTCATGATGAGCTGGCCTTCTGCAGAGCCCTGTTTGGGCTGGTACTGTCCATCTCTGGTGATTTCTGTGTCCCTGCCAGTTAAGTCCCTGCAATCTATGTAGCTGGGTGGACACAGCTACAGACACCCCTTCACCTGGGGTGACTGATTCCCTGGCATCCTGACTGAAGAAGCCTCTGGTGACTGAATAACAGACATCTGTATATCTGCTTTTCTGTGGTCATGGATGCCCCTGCCTtcctggggttttttgttctccgGGCTCCCAGCTCTCTTGAAAGTCATGGAGCTGCCAGGACCACTGTCTGAGCACTTACTGCATTAATTATACGTGCTAGAGTATCCCACCCAAGATTATCCTTGCCTAAGAAAAGAGAAGCTACATTCTGATGCCCTTGGAATTCAATTTACCTGTCAGGTATTATGTTATTTAGAGATAATCAGCTTTATAGAACAATGGAGTGACCAACTGATGACTCAGCTATGTCAGGTTATTGCACGCTGAGTAAAATATAGGCTTTAGATCAACAATCAATAtataattcttgtttttttttgtaaccAGAATACATAGGAAGAGGTAGAGGTAGGTGTGGCATGTTATGTGATTGTACCTAATGACTTTCTCGGAGAGTTGCTTCCTGTCTCTGATATTCGACATTCTGCGGTTCAGGAGGTTTTAGCATCTAGGGAGAAATGTTTCTAACCAGGGAATGCAGAGACGATTCCACTGCGTTTTGGGCTCCTCGTAATACTAGAGGAATAGAAGAAAGGAGGTCACACTTGTAGGCTGATAATGGCTATTAAGGGGAAACAGAGTTGCTACTACTTAATGAGCGCTGAGAGGTGCCTCAGTGGGACCCAGGGGACCACCTTGTGCTCTTGTATTAATCAAGATTCTTTTGATTGCCAGTGAAAGAAATTCCACTCAAGTTAGGCTTGGCAAAATTAGGGTCTTGCTGCAAGGTATACCAAGGCCTCAGGAAACAGGGACAGGACCATCACCAGGacttctgtctttctgtgtctgtatgTCAGCACTATTTTCTCCTACTACAGACTGACTTCTATTTGGCAGGAAATGTGATTGTTACAGCCCTAGGCTCACATCTTCCCTGCTTTGtcttcctttaattttatttcaaaaagtccCAGAGAAGGACTCTGACACCTAGAGTGGGAGTCCTATTCCTAGATTCATCAGGCTTCCATATGACCCACCTAATTAGAGCTGGGAGAGACAGGAGAGGTATGAGGAGGAGCTATTCAGGGCCCACCAAACAAACAATGAGATTTTGTCGTGACTTTATGACATAGGAAGACCTGTATCACTGCAGACCACCAAAGCTCAGAGACTTTACAAGTGAGGATTTGGGTCACCTCATAAGGAAAAAAACTCCAGCTGAAGGTAAGGGGAACTTGCAGTGGATAAGGGAAAAGCGAGACTAGTTAGGCCTCAGAACCTGATGTAGAAATGGGGCTGAGGTCTCCAAGTGTATATTTTTAGCTAGGGGAGTGTCCAAAGCTTgagttacttcttccttttcctttttatttccttttccctcttaAAATAGGAGTTGTCGTAAtcatgaaatgttttttttttctcttccatttccctTATTTTGTATATAGGATTTGTTGGTGTGATTTAATTTGCCATTTAAGCTCTAGGTTGCAGAATGGTAAACTGGAATTAAGTTGGAAATGGAAGAGGATGCCTCATTATGGAGATCAGACtcaaattcttcttttaaaacaaaaaaagcaaaagaaagggagGCGGGAAAGACAAGGGTATTTTTTAACGTATTATGATTCAAAGATGAAtccatagttttgttttgtttgtttttaattggtgGCAGGGAGGGGGTAGCAGGAGGAAGGTATAGCCAATTGCTTGGTTtactcagtaaagctggggggtAGGAAGGGACCTCCTGGAAGCTCATGTGCCCTAAAGGCTAAACTTGTCCCAGACTTCTTTCTGGGGCTGCCTCTCCCTAACAGCAGCCAGTGCTTTTTGGTCTTATCATTAGAGTAAGCAATTACTCTGTTCAGTAAGTGACTTTAATTAAATAAGCACAAAAGGAACATATAACTTCAAATTGTGATAGATGCTATCAAGAAAAGGATCAAAATGCCCTGGGATAATATAAAAGGGGGAACTAATCCGGCCTAGGAGGTCAGAAAAGGTTTATCTGAAAAGAGATCTTAAATATGAGAGGGGGAAGAGAattttaggcagagggaacagtgtggCAGAAAGAAGCATGAGACCCAGTTCCAGAGACTGAAGGGCAAAGGCtgaagctggagagagagagcaggatGCTCAGAGCCCTGCGGCTGCAGCCTTAGGATTTACCCTGCAATGCGAAAGCCATTGAAGGGTTTTAGGCAGGAGGGtggtgacatgatcagattttcaTTCTGAAAATGTCACTGTATCTGCAGTGAGGAAAACCGATCGGAGCGACCCAGTAAATGCGGTTAGGGAATTAAACAGGACCTGCAAGGCTTCGGTCCGGGCTGCCGAAGGCGGGGGAGGCGATTCCGACGCTCCGGCAGGCGCGCGGCTCCGCGGAAAACCGAACCGGCACACGTGGGCCAGGGTGCCCCGCCCTGCCGCGCTGACGCCGCCTGACTCGGCAGTCCCGGCTTGCATTGGGCTCACGGCCCGGGATCCCACACCCCACGCGCCGGTCCGCGTGGACGCCCAAGCCGAGGGATTCCTCTACCCTCCCCTCCGCCCAGCCCCGAGGGACGAGTTCCCGCCGCGGGCGCTCGGAACCAGAGCCAGCCGGGCGGGGCGGCGCCTCCAGGCCGTGAGTCGGGGCCCGGAGCGGGAGGGTTTGGACCCTAGCAGGGGGCGGGGGTCACAGCCTCTGCCCAGCTGCCTCTTTTGGAGAGATTAGGGATGGACGGTCAGTATCCTCTGTCTCCTGGGGGTAGTGTCCCTCTCCCGCAAGGCTAGGCAGGAAGGGAGGCCGCCTCCCCCCATCCTTACAGAGCGCTCTCCCACACACAAATTGTGGATTAGCTTAGAGAGAAGCCTGATCCTGGGGTGTCTCGGTTCCCATTTTACCGTCTCCGAGAACCCCTAGGTCCTTAGCAAGACCCCCACCTCATTCCAGCTGCCTTCACGGCCCCGCccaaatttagaaaatagaaaacatttgggCGGGGACATATCCAGGCACCTTGCTTAAAGGGATGGAGTCTGTAGATTACGAAGGGACTGTCCCTACACCATTGCCCCCAGGACTTCTTCCCACCTGGATGTGGGGAGGGTCCCTGCCACCTCCACTTACGCTCTCCCTCACTCTTACTGATCCCCAGTTTTTCTAATCCTAGTAGTTTATGGTCAGTAGGAACTTCTTGTCAATTTAAACCCTAATTTTGGGAGAAGTCAGTTATTGGGGAGGAAGGAATAATGTGGTGTGTTCTCTCTCTAGGGCCTCAGGATGCAGCAAGCCAGAGGCAGGGACCCGGGATAGTACTATACATGGAGGGAAGGGGCAAGGTCAGAAGAGACGCTTGTCAGTGGGAGAAGGGCTTCCGCACTGGGCAGAGGAGGGAACCCAACCCAGCTCTTCCAGCCCTGGGCAGTCAGCAGTAGCCTCTGCTACTCTTGGCCCGTCTCCCTGAGCATAGATAGCCCACTGcagtccccctcccccattcacTTACTCACTCAGCAAGGATGTGCTGATGCCTGCTTAGTGCCACGTTCTGTGCTGGCTCCTGAATATGATGGAGGGTATATAGAGGAATTCCATGTCTAGCTAGGGAGCCAGTAAGCTGCTATTACaaggtagaaaacaaaaacaaaaaaaagctgaatagacatttattgATCATAAACTATGTACCGGGGACAAGAAACAAACATGAATAAGACAGCATATACCCAGGGCAGTGGGGATCCTGAGGAAGGCATAGTTAACTGTGTGTGTTCGTGTATATCGGGGCAGTGGGGAGGATATCACGATAGCTTCAGGGAAGTGGGCGTACTAGAGCTGCGTTTTGAAGTATGAAAAGGAATTTGCTGGGTGCAGAAGGGAAGAGCttagagggaaggggagaggaaggataTTATAGGCCCAGGGAGTTGTATGAGGAGAATAATGGTGTGTCTGGAGATCTCTGAGCAGTGTGGAGGCAGAGTGGCAAGAGGCAAGTCTGGAGCAGTGAGCCGGGGCCAGATGAAGCACGGCCTTGCAGGCCGGAAGAGGGTTAGCGGGAGGTTAGGGAGGGAGCCATGACAAACTTACATTTTTAACTAGAGGCAGAGAGATCAGAGGACAGCCTGCCTCAGGGCTGCGGGAAAACCCTGTGAGGAGACTGAATCAGCAgtcagagagggaagaggaaaaccACCAAGGGAGGTGTTACCAGAGCCAAGGGAAAGGAGCAGCCTTGTCCCTGCTGCTAGGCTGCCTCTACTTCAGGCACCCCACCCTGTCCTGCTCTGACTCATTCTCTGCTTCCCTTTGACAGACCAGATGTTTGCCATCCAGCCAGGGGTAGCTGAAGGGGGGCAGTTCCCGGGGGACGCGCCTCCTGGAGTATGTCAGCCCGAGCTTCAACCAGACAGCAACTCCAACTTCATGGCAAGTGCCAAAGATACCAATGAGAACTGGCATGGGATGCCAGGCCAAGTGGAACCCATACTGACGAGGAGCTTCTCTGAGTTGCCCTCTGACAACCAGGCCTTCCAGGATCCTGGACTCCCTGAGGGGGAGGTCCGCAGCCCACCAGAGGGGGCAGAGATCCCTGGAGCTGGGCCTGAGAAGATGGGTGGTGCCAGCACAGTCTGCTCCCCTCTGGAGGACAATGGCTATGCCAGCAGCTCCCTGAGCATTGACAGCCCTAGCTGCAGCCCTGAGCCTGCCTGTGGGACCCCTCCTGGCCCTGACCCTCCAGCTCCCCTTCTGCCCTCGGTGGCCCAGGCCGTACAGCAGCTGCAGGCTCAAGAGCGCTATAAAGAGCAGGAGAAGGAGAAGCACCATGTGCACTTGGTGATGTACCGTCGCCTGGCCCTGCTCCAGTGGATCCGGGGCCTGCAGCACCAGTTGGTTGACCAGCAGGCCCGTCTGCAGGAGAGCTTTGACACCATTCTAGACAACCGGAAGGAGCTTATCCGCTGTTTCCAACAGAGGGCAGCACCATCCACACCCCAGGACCAGGGCTAAGGGCGTCTCTGCACAGGGGTGCAAGGgtttatgtatatatttgcagACATGTGTGTTGTGCACAAGCAAGTACAGATTCTTTGCTGGTGTGAGTGCAGGGAAGCATAAGTGAGTATGTCAGTGCTAGCATGTAGGCAGATGTGCACAGGCCACGTGAGAAGCAGCAGCCCTATGTGTgagtatgtacatatgtgtatgtatagtatGTACGTAGGAGGAAGTAAGTTTGTATATGCATGTGTGGATGGGTACCCCacggtgtgtgtatgtgtgcatgagTGAAGATATATATGCAAAAGATGTGTGTTTCTGTATGAGTGAGTTTGAGCGTGCAGATTTGTGGTGGGTGTTTGTGAGTGAGCCCTTGTGTGTGCAGGCCTATTTGTAGGGGTGCATGTGTGCAGGTGCGTGCATGGGATGTATACATTAGGAGCATGTATATTTGCAGGCTGACTCTGGAGCAAGTGTGTGCAAATATATGTTCAGTTGCACACGTGGGGCATCCATGCATACCTTATGTTACCCGTGGTCTCCACTAGCCTTTTTTCTCCACAGGGTCCCACTGCTCCCTGGAGAGAAGGCTAGCCTGCTCTCAGTATCTGAAGACTGTGGCTGAGCCTTTCTCTTGGATTTCTCGGCTACCTCTCCTTATCCCTCCCCTTCACTCCTCCCAGATCTTGCTCTGCTAAGGCTGTTGTCCCTGATGGTGGATTTGCTGTAGGAAGTTAGGTCGCTACTCTGGCCTATtatggttttttggctgcaatcTTGCCAAGGCAATTGGTAGAGAACTGGTATCAGGGAAGGGAGCTAGAATGGTGATGGACACCATGGCAGGCATGGAGGCGGGATCAGAGGAGAAGATAGGGGACTGCCCCACTTGAACTCAGCCATTGGGCACGTGGgagatggggatgggggagatgATGATGGCAGAACCCTGAGAAGACTAGGAGAATGGGAATTCTACAAT
This sequence is a window from Globicephala melas chromosome 1, mGloMel1.2, whole genome shotgun sequence. Protein-coding genes within it:
- the C1H1orf216 gene encoding UPF0500 protein C1orf216 homolog, with protein sequence MFAIQPGVAEGGQFPGDAPPGVCQPELQPDSNSNFMASAKDTNENWHGMPGQVEPILTRSFSELPSDNQAFQDPGLPEGEVRSPPEGAEIPGAGPEKMGGASTVCSPLEDNGYASSSLSIDSPSCSPEPACGTPPGPDPPAPLLPSVAQAVQQLQAQERYKEQEKEKHHVHLVMYRRLALLQWIRGLQHQLVDQQARLQESFDTILDNRKELIRCFQQRAAPSTPQDQG